One window of the Allorhizobium ampelinum S4 genome contains the following:
- a CDS encoding SH3 domain-containing protein: MKPLYLSAFAGLMAVALPAAAEAAQAFATANVNLRAGPSTQYPPVLVVPAGNSVRIFGCLSSANWCDVGYAGYRGWISGSYLQTQYSNRRVYVDPDYYQPLGIPTVTFQVDNYWDRYYRGRDFYRERDRWRRAPPPPPVWRRDGPPPRFMGGDGPPPPGAPDMDRRRGPDPRMQDPRMDGDRDRMMRDDRQRPRPDDRRPDDRRPDDRRPDNRGPDNMRPGDMRPGDQRRDQMQPPQGQRPDRPDRNAPDGNRPPPPPPPVPGQAAPPPPPPPGAACAPNTPNCPPR, encoded by the coding sequence ATGAAACCACTTTACCTGTCGGCCTTTGCAGGGCTGATGGCAGTTGCGTTGCCGGCGGCCGCTGAGGCGGCCCAAGCATTTGCAACGGCGAATGTTAACTTGCGGGCTGGGCCCAGCACACAATATCCCCCTGTTCTGGTCGTGCCAGCCGGTAATTCCGTGCGGATCTTTGGCTGCCTGTCTTCGGCCAATTGGTGCGATGTCGGTTACGCGGGCTATCGCGGCTGGATTTCCGGCAGCTATTTGCAGACCCAATATTCCAACCGTCGGGTCTATGTCGATCCGGATTATTATCAGCCGCTCGGCATTCCGACTGTGACCTTCCAGGTTGATAATTATTGGGATCGCTATTATCGCGGCCGCGATTTTTACCGCGAACGGGATCGCTGGCGCCGTGCGCCGCCACCGCCGCCGGTTTGGCGCCGCGATGGTCCACCGCCCCGCTTCATGGGTGGTGATGGTCCCCCGCCTCCAGGCGCACCGGACATGGATCGCCGTCGTGGACCGGACCCAAGGATGCAAGATCCGCGAATGGACGGCGACCGTGACCGGATGATGCGCGATGACCGACAGAGGCCTCGCCCGGATGATCGTCGGCCAGACGATAGACGCCCGGACGACAGACGTCCCGATAACAGAGGGCCGGATAACATGCGCCCCGGTGATATGCGTCCAGGCGATCAGCGTCGTGACCAGATGCAGCCGCCACAAGGCCAGCGTCCTGATCGGCCAGACCGCAACGCTCCGGATGGAAACCGTCCGCCGCCACCGCCGCCACCTGTGCCGGGTCAGGCTGCCCCGCCACCGCCACCACCACCGGGTGCGGCTTGCGCGCCCAACACACCGAATTGCCCGCCACGGTAA
- the ubiG gene encoding bifunctional 2-polyprenyl-6-hydroxyphenol methylase/3-demethylubiquinol 3-O-methyltransferase UbiG, with amino-acid sequence MSETAKSTIDQAEVDRFSAMAAEWWDPTGKFKPLHKINPVRLAYIRDKACENYQRDPRSNQPLSGLRVLDIGCGGGLLSEPIARMGADVLGADASAKNIGIAQTHAAQTGVSVDYRAVTAEALAAAGESFDIVLNMEVVEHVADVEYFISTCASMVRPGGIMLISTINRTLKAAALAIGACEYVLRWLPRGTHQYEKLVRPEELEKPILGAGMNVSETVGVFFNPFQNQWNLSTDTDVNYMMLTRRPTSTPE; translated from the coding sequence ATGAGCGAGACCGCCAAGAGCACCATCGATCAGGCCGAGGTCGACCGCTTTTCCGCCATGGCTGCTGAATGGTGGGACCCCACCGGCAAATTCAAGCCGCTGCATAAGATCAATCCGGTGCGCCTTGCCTATATCCGCGACAAAGCCTGCGAAAATTATCAGCGCGATCCACGCTCCAATCAGCCGCTATCGGGCCTGCGGGTTCTCGACATCGGCTGTGGCGGCGGCTTGCTGTCGGAACCCATTGCCCGCATGGGCGCCGACGTGCTGGGCGCTGATGCCTCCGCCAAGAATATCGGCATCGCCCAGACCCATGCAGCCCAGACCGGCGTAAGCGTGGATTACCGCGCCGTCACCGCCGAGGCCCTGGCCGCTGCTGGCGAAAGCTTCGATATCGTGCTGAATATGGAAGTCGTTGAGCATGTCGCCGATGTCGAGTATTTCATCTCCACCTGCGCCTCCATGGTACGCCCTGGCGGGATCATGCTGATTTCCACCATCAACCGCACCCTGAAGGCTGCAGCGCTGGCCATCGGCGCCTGCGAATACGTTCTGCGCTGGCTGCCGCGCGGCACCCATCAATATGAAAAACTGGTGCGCCCGGAAGAATTGGAAAAGCCAATCCTCGGCGCAGGCATGAATGTATCCGAGACTGTCGGTGTCTTCTTCAACCCGTTCCAGAACCAGTGGAACCTGTCCACCGACACCGATGTCAATTACATGATGCTGACCCGCAGGCCGACGTCCACCCCAGAGTGA
- a CDS encoding DUF3291 domain-containing protein, with protein sequence MSSTHHLALYNFGLHVAPSGDPAIQGFVDREPLNFEAATRSTGFIDRSGYEGEPGPESWGVKVFPRFMEGSGFTSGPSSLSLWQDPETLMAFSYSGVHADALKHARHWNVKQTWPSLVLWWVPVGSRPQWSDGVERLEHLADHGPTPFGFTFKQAFAEDGTSYHLDRARIKQLATGNCARQQDLLERLASMPV encoded by the coding sequence ATGTCGTCCACCCATCACCTCGCGCTCTATAATTTCGGTCTGCATGTCGCGCCATCTGGAGATCCGGCCATTCAGGGCTTTGTTGACCGCGAGCCTCTTAATTTTGAGGCCGCTACGCGCTCCACGGGCTTTATCGACCGTTCCGGTTATGAGGGCGAACCGGGGCCCGAAAGCTGGGGCGTGAAGGTATTTCCGCGTTTTATGGAAGGCAGCGGCTTTACCTCCGGTCCATCGTCTCTTTCGCTCTGGCAAGACCCGGAGACGCTGATGGCCTTCTCCTATAGTGGCGTCCATGCTGACGCCTTGAAACACGCTCGCCACTGGAATGTGAAGCAGACCTGGCCTTCTTTGGTGCTGTGGTGGGTGCCAGTTGGCAGCAGGCCGCAATGGTCAGATGGCGTGGAAAGGCTCGAGCATCTCGCCGATCACGGACCGACGCCCTTCGGCTTCACGTTCAAGCAGGCTTTTGCTGAGGATGGTACATCCTATCATCTTGACCGAGCGCGGATAAAGCAGCTTGCCACCGGCAATTGCGCCCGCCAGCAGGATTTGCTGGAACGCCTTGCCTCAATGCCTGTATGA
- a CDS encoding DUF1178 family protein gives MIRYSLICDQAHEFEGWFAQSDDFDRQKASGFLTCPVCSSASISKSLMAPMVSTARGKEERQKVAYDAAQREAFLKLKEAVATVRANSEDVGERFPEEARKIHYGEADARGIIGNASPDEARALIEEGIEIAPLPVLPDDVN, from the coding sequence TTGATCCGCTATTCCCTCATCTGCGATCAGGCCCATGAATTCGAGGGCTGGTTTGCGCAAAGCGATGATTTCGACCGCCAGAAAGCCAGCGGCTTTTTGACCTGCCCGGTCTGTTCTTCCGCCTCCATTTCCAAAAGCCTGATGGCGCCAATGGTGTCAACGGCGCGCGGCAAGGAAGAACGCCAGAAGGTGGCCTATGACGCTGCCCAGCGTGAAGCCTTCCTGAAGTTGAAGGAGGCGGTTGCGACCGTCAGGGCCAATAGCGAAGATGTCGGTGAGCGGTTTCCCGAAGAGGCCCGCAAGATCCATTACGGCGAGGCCGATGCCCGCGGGATTATCGGCAATGCCAGCCCCGACGAGGCGCGCGCCCTGATCGAGGAAGGCATCGAAATTGCCCCCTTGCCGGTTCTGCCTGACGATGTGAATTGA
- a CDS encoding carbon-nitrogen hydrolase family protein, translating to MTITVAALQMCSGTDLEKNAATMARLVREAAAAGAIYVQTPEMTGALQRNREALRAMLRDDDNDLIAVTAAQLAGELKIHVHVGSTAIARADGMIANRGLLFGPNGRRICTYDKIHMFDVDLDNGESWRESAAYAPGKSACVADLPFARLGFAICYDVRFPSLFRTEAMAGADILTVPAAFTRQTGEAHWHILLRARAIENGAFVIAAAQGGTHEDGRETYGHSLIIDPWGKILAEGPAAGEAVVMAEIDLDAVKAARMKIPNLKNGRDFNLDMVPTLAKGGQTV from the coding sequence ATGACCATTACGGTTGCAGCCCTGCAAATGTGCTCAGGCACCGATCTTGAGAAGAATGCCGCTACCATGGCGCGTCTGGTGCGCGAGGCAGCAGCAGCAGGGGCGATCTATGTCCAGACCCCGGAAATGACCGGGGCCTTGCAGCGCAACCGTGAGGCTTTGCGGGCCATGCTGCGCGATGACGACAATGACTTGATTGCCGTGACGGCGGCTCAACTGGCTGGCGAACTGAAGATCCATGTCCATGTCGGTTCAACAGCGATTGCCCGTGCCGATGGGATGATTGCCAATCGCGGCCTGTTGTTCGGCCCGAATGGTCGGCGGATCTGCACCTATGACAAGATTCATATGTTTGACGTGGATCTGGACAATGGTGAAAGCTGGCGGGAAAGTGCCGCTTATGCGCCCGGCAAGAGCGCTTGCGTTGCTGATTTGCCCTTCGCCAGGCTCGGCTTTGCGATTTGCTATGATGTGCGGTTTCCCTCGCTGTTTCGCACCGAAGCCATGGCGGGCGCCGACATTCTGACGGTGCCAGCGGCTTTCACCCGGCAGACCGGCGAGGCGCATTGGCACATCCTGCTCAGAGCGCGGGCCATCGAGAATGGTGCGTTCGTCATTGCCGCCGCCCAGGGCGGTACCCACGAGGATGGACGCGAAACCTATGGGCATTCGCTGATCATCGATCCCTGGGGGAAAATCCTGGCGGAAGGCCCGGCGGCGGGCGAGGCCGTGGTGATGGCCGAGATCGATCTCGATGCCGTCAAGGCGGCGCGCATGAAGATCCCCAACCTCAAAAATGGCCGTGATTTCAATCTCGACATGGTTCCAACGCTGGCCAAGGGAGGGCAGACGGTTTGA
- the grxC gene encoding glutaredoxin 3: protein MASVIIYTRKYCEYCARAKALLTTKGVAFTEVDATGNAALRQEMVDKSGRNTFPQIFIDNTHVGGCDDLHALERAGKLDPMLAA, encoded by the coding sequence ATGGCGTCCGTGATCATCTATACGCGGAAATATTGTGAATATTGCGCCCGCGCCAAGGCGCTTCTGACCACCAAGGGCGTGGCTTTTACCGAGGTCGACGCGACGGGCAATGCGGCGCTGCGCCAGGAAATGGTCGATAAATCCGGTCGCAATACCTTTCCGCAGATCTTCATCGATAACACCCATGTCGGTGGTTGCGATGATCTGCATGCGCTGGAACGGGCCGGAAAGCTCGATCCGATGCTGGCGGCCTGA
- a CDS encoding ComF family protein — translation MVALAHRGFRGTQSLGRVLRDLVYPPGCATCGLPVAKAGSLCSDCWCSVRFIERPYCEILGLPFGFDPGQGMVCAEAIANPPVFDRLRAAVVHDGAARDLVHRLKYGDRTDLAPMMAHWMIRAGGQELLRADAILPVPLHRWRLFSRQYNQSAELGRALAGLSDKPFLPGVLTRVKRTQKQVGLTEKARADNVRGAFKVAENRRDQVFGRHLVLVDDVYTTGATVSAATRALKRAGAVEVTVLTFAMALVTPI, via the coding sequence ATGGTGGCCCTGGCCCATCGGGGCTTTCGGGGGACGCAAAGTCTTGGCCGGGTGCTGCGCGATCTGGTCTATCCTCCCGGTTGCGCCACCTGCGGTCTGCCGGTTGCCAAGGCTGGCAGCCTGTGTTCCGATTGCTGGTGCTCGGTGCGGTTCATCGAGCGGCCTTATTGTGAAATTCTCGGTCTGCCTTTCGGTTTTGATCCAGGCCAGGGCATGGTCTGTGCCGAGGCGATTGCCAATCCTCCGGTTTTCGACCGGCTGCGGGCGGCGGTTGTGCATGATGGTGCGGCGCGTGATCTGGTCCATCGGCTGAAATATGGCGACAGGACCGATCTGGCACCGATGATGGCCCATTGGATGATCCGGGCCGGCGGCCAGGAACTGCTCCGCGCCGATGCGATCCTGCCGGTGCCGTTGCATCGCTGGCGGTTGTTTTCACGCCAATATAACCAGTCAGCGGAACTAGGTCGGGCGCTGGCCGGGCTGTCAGATAAGCCATTCCTGCCGGGGGTTCTGACGCGGGTGAAGCGGACGCAAAAGCAGGTTGGGCTGACGGAGAAGGCACGGGCGGACAATGTTCGTGGCGCTTTCAAAGTGGCGGAAAACCGCCGCGATCAGGTGTTTGGCCGCCATCTGGTGCTGGTCGATGATGTCTACACGACAGGGGCCACGGTCAGTGCTGCGACCCGCGCGCTGAAGCGGGCGGGGGCCGTGGAAGTCACGGTCTTGACCTTTGCAATGGCGCTTGTAACACCTATATGA
- a CDS encoding methyltransferase domain-containing protein produces the protein MEPLFDPDLIVRNRERAFGADDAGAGFLLDIVAQELTERLAVVERRFETAVELHGIDGRVGRACLETGRIDQLQRVETSSRFARQGETLIPGPIEHLPLGEQSANLLLSPLALHLANDMPGLLIQMRRSLRPDGLLLAALPGAGTLGELRDVLLTTEIEISGGASPRVMPFADVRDMGALLQRAGFALPVVDVETYTVRYDGILALMRDLKAMGMANPLAARSRKPLTRQFFLRAAELYAERYSDADGRIRASFSIIYMSGWAPHESQPKPLKPGSAKIRLADALGGKP, from the coding sequence ATGGAGCCGCTATTCGATCCTGATCTCATCGTCCGCAACCGCGAGCGTGCCTTCGGCGCTGATGATGCCGGAGCCGGTTTCCTGCTGGATATCGTCGCACAGGAACTGACCGAGCGTCTGGCTGTGGTGGAACGCCGGTTTGAAACCGCAGTCGAATTGCACGGAATCGATGGCAGGGTCGGGAGGGCCTGTCTGGAAACAGGACGGATCGACCAGTTGCAGCGGGTGGAAACCAGCAGTCGCTTTGCCCGGCAGGGAGAAACGCTGATCCCCGGCCCTATCGAGCATCTGCCACTTGGCGAGCAAAGCGCCAATCTTCTGCTGTCGCCGCTTGCCCTGCATCTTGCCAATGACATGCCGGGCCTGCTGATCCAGATGCGCCGGTCACTCCGGCCTGACGGTCTGTTGCTGGCAGCCTTGCCCGGAGCCGGAACGCTTGGCGAATTGCGCGATGTGCTGTTGACGACCGAGATCGAGATCAGCGGCGGAGCAAGCCCCCGCGTCATGCCCTTTGCCGATGTGCGCGACATGGGGGCATTGTTACAGCGGGCGGGCTTTGCCCTTCCGGTTGTCGATGTCGAGACCTATACGGTGCGATATGATGGGATTCTGGCGCTGATGCGCGATCTCAAAGCCATGGGCATGGCCAATCCGCTGGCCGCCCGCAGCCGCAAACCGCTGACCCGGCAGTTTTTCCTGCGCGCCGCCGAGCTGTATGCCGAACGCTATAGCGATGCCGATGGCCGCATTCGCGCCAGTTTCTCGATCATCTACATGTCAGGCTGGGCCCCGCATGAAAGCCAGCCCAAACCGCTCAAGCCGGGGTCTGCGAAAATCCGCCTCGCCGACGCATTGGGCGGAAAGCCGTAG
- a CDS encoding Flp family type IVb pilin, translated as MMGLLRRFSGLSAIFRQTSAATAIEYSLIAGIIAVTLYLALGVYYEALDRLFDSIIAAIPQA; from the coding sequence ATGATGGGGCTTTTACGCCGGTTTTCCGGCTTGTCGGCGATTTTTCGCCAAACGTCTGCTGCAACTGCAATCGAGTATAGCCTGATCGCGGGGATAATCGCGGTGACGCTTTATCTGGCGCTTGGCGTTTATTACGAAGCGCTGGACAGGCTGTTTGATTCCATCATTGCCGCCATACCGCAAGCCTGA
- the mutT gene encoding 8-oxo-dGTP diphosphatase MutT: MTVRPILLVAACALLDSDGRILLAQRPEGKSLAGLWEFPGGKVEPGETPEETLVRELEEELGIATKIPCLAPLTFASHTYETFHLLMPLYVCRRYEGMPQGREGQAIKWVKPRDLRSYPMPPADEPLIPFLLDLL; this comes from the coding sequence ATGACGGTGCGGCCTATTCTGCTGGTTGCCGCCTGCGCTTTGCTGGATAGCGACGGACGCATTCTGCTGGCGCAAAGGCCGGAAGGAAAATCGCTGGCCGGGCTCTGGGAATTTCCCGGCGGCAAGGTGGAACCCGGCGAAACACCAGAAGAAACCCTGGTTCGCGAGCTGGAGGAAGAGCTTGGCATTGCCACGAAAATCCCCTGTCTCGCGCCGCTGACCTTCGCCAGCCACACCTATGAAACATTCCACCTGCTGATGCCGCTCTATGTCTGCCGTCGCTATGAGGGCATGCCGCAGGGGCGGGAAGGCCAGGCGATCAAATGGGTCAAGCCCCGCGATCTGCGATCCTATCCGATGCCGCCAGCCGATGAGCCGTTGATCCCGTTCCTGCTGGATTTGCTCTAG
- a CDS encoding GNAT family N-acetyltransferase, giving the protein MAVDQSPRAPNLPQVRRLEAVSFRAWPAASVQYDGSWQVRLTGGHPSKRVNCVVALDRSDIRDIRLRLEKAERKFESYGRPMVFRETPLAPPQVIDVLREDGWTRFDESLVMALDLAELCDLDVMDHLPTQDIGRFVDASLALRNEDAASKPALAELISNIKPPLGLFLIEVPDNGPVAAAICVQDNDLAGLLQLAVGEAHRGKGTGLELTYAALRWARIRGAKSAWLQVQADNGPALSLYEKLGFKEAYRYCYWRHETAAKAEGEE; this is encoded by the coding sequence ATGGCGGTGGATCAGTCACCACGCGCGCCAAACCTGCCGCAGGTCCGCAGGCTGGAAGCCGTCAGTTTTCGCGCCTGGCCCGCGGCCTCCGTTCAGTATGACGGCAGCTGGCAGGTCCGGCTGACGGGCGGTCATCCGTCGAAGCGGGTCAATTGCGTTGTGGCGCTGGACCGCTCCGATATCCGTGACATCCGTCTGCGGCTGGAAAAGGCGGAGCGCAAATTCGAATCCTATGGCCGACCCATGGTGTTTCGCGAAACGCCACTGGCGCCGCCGCAAGTGATTGATGTGCTGCGCGAGGATGGCTGGACCCGGTTTGACGAAAGCCTGGTCATGGCACTCGATCTGGCGGAGCTTTGCGATCTCGATGTGATGGATCACCTGCCAACTCAGGATATCGGTCGTTTCGTCGATGCCAGTCTGGCGCTGCGCAATGAGGATGCCGCATCGAAGCCGGCGCTTGCCGAATTGATCAGCAATATCAAGCCGCCGCTTGGCCTGTTTCTGATCGAGGTGCCTGACAATGGCCCGGTAGCAGCGGCCATTTGCGTGCAAGACAATGATCTGGCCGGACTGTTGCAGCTTGCCGTGGGGGAAGCCCATCGTGGCAAGGGAACCGGCCTCGAACTGACCTATGCGGCCCTGCGCTGGGCGCGGATAAGGGGAGCGAAAAGCGCCTGGCTCCAGGTCCAGGCCGATAACGGTCCGGCCCTTTCGCTTTACGAAAAGCTCGGTTTCAAGGAAGCCTATCGCTATTGCTACTGGCGTCACGAAACCGCTGCCAAGGCTGAGGGCGAAGAATGA
- the argJ gene encoding bifunctional glutamate N-acetyltransferase/amino-acid acetyltransferase ArgJ, producing the protein MSASVSPLAPKSFAEMPAIRGVSMATAAAGIKYKNRTDVLLMVFDQPASVAGVFTRSKCPSAPVDFCRKNLAHGVARGVVVNSGNANAFTGTKGRAATELTAKSAASALNCGEDEIYLASTGVIGEPLDATKFAGVLDDMARDAKGDFWLEAAKAIMTTDTYPKVATRSTEIGGVTVTINGIAKGAGMIAPDMATMLSFVVTDADIAPAALQALLSAGVGPSFNSVTVDSDTSTSDTLMLFATGAAASDGQQRVETADDARLDGFRAALNDLLKDLALQVVRDGEGARKMVEVTVKGAESDAAAKVIALSIANSPLVKTAVAGEDANWGRVVMAVGKAGELADRDRLAIWFGDVRVAVNGERDPDYSEAAATAVMQGEDIPVTVELGLGSGTATVWTCDLTKEYVAINGDYRS; encoded by the coding sequence ATGTCAGCCAGTGTTTCTCCTCTCGCGCCAAAGAGTTTTGCCGAAATGCCCGCGATCCGCGGCGTCTCCATGGCAACAGCTGCGGCGGGCATTAAATACAAGAACCGTACCGATGTGCTGTTGATGGTGTTCGACCAGCCTGCCAGCGTTGCGGGCGTGTTTACCCGGTCCAAATGCCCATCCGCACCAGTGGATTTCTGCCGGAAAAACCTGGCCCATGGCGTGGCACGCGGCGTGGTGGTCAATTCCGGAAATGCCAATGCCTTTACCGGCACCAAGGGCCGGGCTGCGACCGAGTTGACGGCCAAATCGGCGGCATCGGCGCTCAACTGCGGTGAAGATGAAATTTATCTGGCCTCGACCGGCGTGATCGGCGAACCTCTGGATGCAACGAAATTTGCCGGCGTGCTTGATGACATGGCCCGTGACGCCAAGGGCGATTTCTGGCTGGAAGCCGCCAAGGCGATCATGACCACGGATACCTATCCGAAGGTTGCGACCCGCAGCACTGAGATCGGCGGCGTCACTGTGACCATCAATGGCATTGCCAAGGGTGCTGGCATGATCGCGCCTGATATGGCGACCATGCTGTCCTTCGTCGTCACCGATGCCGATATCGCACCGGCTGCCTTGCAGGCGCTGTTGTCGGCGGGTGTCGGTCCAAGCTTTAATTCCGTCACGGTTGATAGTGACACCTCGACCTCCGATACGTTGATGCTGTTTGCGACCGGCGCTGCGGCCAGTGATGGTCAGCAGCGGGTTGAGACTGCCGATGACGCCCGTCTTGATGGGTTCCGGGCAGCGCTCAACGATCTCCTGAAGGATCTGGCCTTGCAGGTGGTGCGGGATGGCGAAGGCGCGCGCAAGATGGTGGAAGTCACCGTCAAGGGCGCTGAAAGCGACGCGGCTGCCAAGGTGATTGCCCTTTCGATTGCCAATTCGCCCTTGGTGAAGACGGCGGTTGCTGGCGAAGACGCCAATTGGGGCCGCGTGGTCATGGCGGTCGGCAAGGCTGGCGAGCTGGCCGACCGGGATCGTCTGGCGATCTGGTTCGGTGACGTGCGCGTTGCTGTTAACGGTGAGCGTGATCCGGATTATTCGGAAGCCGCAGCCACAGCCGTGATGCAGGGCGAAGACATTCCGGTCACGGTTGAGCTTGGGCTTGGGTCGGGGACAGCCACGGTCTGGACCTGCGATCTCACCAAGGAATATGTGGCCATCAACGGGGATTATCGGAGCTGA
- a CDS encoding peptidylprolyl isomerase, with amino-acid sequence MLRSHKLVLAACAALVALSSYAHADDAVVAKVGTLEIHQSELDLAIANLDPQFAQMPDDQKKVAALSGAIDVKLLAGSAIGEKMQDDPAYKQRMAFIADRELHNAFFKKHVVDVTTDEEVKARYEKEIAALPKEQEIHARHILVKTEDEAKDVIKQLDAGKDFAELAKEKSTDSSGSDGGDLGFFSKGRMVPEFEEAAFALKPGTYTKTPVKSQFGFHVIKVEEIRDAAPPKFEDVQQQVRQLVMRDKYLALLEKAKTSEKVEIVDPALKKGYEDISKQQADPDAAAAPKP; translated from the coding sequence ATGCTGCGTTCTCACAAACTCGTCCTGGCGGCCTGTGCCGCCCTTGTGGCGCTGTCTTCCTACGCCCATGCCGACGATGCTGTCGTCGCCAAGGTCGGCACTCTGGAAATCCACCAGTCCGAGCTGGATCTGGCCATTGCCAACCTCGATCCCCAGTTTGCCCAGATGCCGGATGACCAGAAAAAGGTTGCGGCTCTGTCCGGTGCCATCGATGTCAAGCTGCTTGCCGGCAGCGCCATCGGCGAAAAAATGCAGGACGATCCGGCCTACAAGCAGCGCATGGCTTTCATTGCCGACCGCGAATTGCACAATGCCTTTTTCAAGAAGCATGTTGTTGATGTGACGACCGATGAGGAAGTCAAGGCGCGCTATGAGAAGGAAATTGCCGCTCTGCCGAAGGAGCAGGAAATTCACGCCCGTCACATTCTGGTGAAGACCGAGGATGAAGCCAAGGATGTGATCAAGCAACTGGACGCTGGCAAGGATTTTGCTGAGCTTGCCAAGGAAAAATCGACCGATTCCAGCGGATCGGACGGCGGTGATCTCGGTTTCTTCTCCAAGGGCCGTATGGTGCCTGAATTCGAAGAAGCGGCCTTTGCCCTGAAGCCCGGCACCTATACCAAGACCCCGGTCAAGAGCCAGTTCGGCTTCCACGTCATCAAGGTCGAAGAGATCCGTGACGCGGCTCCGCCGAAATTCGAAGATGTGCAGCAGCAGGTTCGCCAGCTGGTGATGCGTGACAAGTATCTGGCCCTGCTGGAAAAGGCCAAGACCTCTGAAAAGGTCGAGATCGTCGATCCGGCTCTGAAGAAGGGCTATGAGGACATCAGCAAGCAGCAAGCCGATCCGGACGCTGCCGCCGCGCCGAAGCCATAA